From a region of the Brevibacterium siliguriense genome:
- a CDS encoding APC family permease has protein sequence MNTTRTVTEKPVRLTGRLGTIGIVFMVVAAAAPLTVIGGNMPLALGMGNGAGAPVGFLIAAAILLLFSVGFVAMTPHVREAGAFFSYVTLGLGRRAGMGIAAVALVAYTAIQAGIYGYIGWAIDDTVRAYGGPTVPWPVYSLFTLAIVAFLGYRHIDLSAKVLGVALVAEIGIVLVLDVAILVNPGPSGVTMESFDPGTFADGAIGVAVLFALTGFIGFESTAVFRDEAYRPEKTVPRATYTAVLLIGGFYAFTCWAFVVAVGPDAIADVAQRTLDGNANMLLDTTRDQLGGLGRDVVNVLLLTSLFACVLSFHNVIARYQFVLAGMRVLPRRLATVHPTHHSPSFSSIMQTCTAGVLVAVFAAFGVDPLVGVFGSMAGVATVGMIILMLATSIAVLAFFSRNSAARAGRRLRTLIIPVIAAVGLIGGMILVLSNFTLVTSGSVGLSTGLALIPFAAFIGGWFIGKRRSAEVERKAPAEGHLPPDNPVDDGWHVVYRRTRP, from the coding sequence ATGAACACGACAAGGACTGTAACAGAGAAACCTGTTCGTCTGACAGGGCGACTGGGGACTATCGGAATCGTCTTCATGGTCGTAGCGGCGGCCGCGCCGTTGACGGTCATCGGTGGAAACATGCCCCTGGCTCTCGGAATGGGCAATGGCGCAGGCGCACCCGTCGGATTCCTCATCGCCGCGGCTATCCTGCTGCTCTTCTCCGTCGGCTTCGTCGCCATGACACCCCATGTGCGTGAAGCGGGTGCATTCTTCTCCTACGTGACTCTGGGCCTGGGTAGGCGAGCGGGCATGGGAATCGCCGCTGTCGCACTCGTCGCCTACACTGCGATCCAAGCAGGGATATACGGGTACATCGGCTGGGCCATCGACGACACCGTTCGGGCCTATGGTGGGCCGACCGTCCCGTGGCCTGTGTACTCTTTGTTCACTCTCGCCATCGTGGCGTTCCTCGGCTATCGCCACATCGATCTCAGCGCCAAGGTGCTGGGAGTGGCACTTGTGGCGGAGATCGGTATCGTCCTCGTGCTCGATGTTGCCATTCTCGTGAATCCGGGGCCGTCGGGCGTCACCATGGAGTCGTTCGATCCGGGTACGTTTGCCGACGGCGCGATCGGAGTGGCCGTGCTGTTCGCGCTGACCGGCTTCATCGGCTTTGAGTCGACCGCGGTGTTCCGCGATGAAGCGTATCGTCCTGAGAAGACTGTTCCCAGGGCCACTTACACGGCGGTTCTACTCATCGGCGGCTTCTATGCGTTCACCTGTTGGGCTTTCGTCGTCGCTGTCGGTCCCGATGCCATCGCCGATGTGGCCCAGCGGACTTTGGACGGAAACGCGAATATGCTGCTCGACACGACACGTGATCAACTGGGCGGGCTCGGGCGCGATGTCGTCAATGTCCTGCTGCTGACGAGTCTTTTCGCCTGCGTGCTGTCCTTTCACAATGTCATCGCCAGATACCAGTTCGTGTTGGCGGGAATGCGTGTACTCCCACGGCGATTGGCCACGGTGCATCCGACGCATCATTCGCCGTCATTCTCTTCGATCATGCAGACATGCACGGCGGGCGTCCTCGTGGCGGTATTCGCTGCGTTCGGCGTCGATCCGCTTGTGGGAGTCTTCGGGTCCATGGCGGGAGTGGCGACGGTTGGCATGATCATTCTCATGCTGGCGACTTCGATCGCAGTCCTCGCCTTCTTCTCACGAAATTCTGCGGCGCGGGCAGGCCGCAGGCTGCGGACGCTCATCATTCCTGTGATCGCTGCTGTGGGTTTGATAGGAGGGATGATTCTCGTGCTTTCGAACTTCACTCTGGTCACCAGCGGCAGTGTTGGTCTGAGTACTGGATTGGCGCTGATTCCCTTCGCAGCGTTCATCGGCGGCTGGTTTATCGGCAAGCGGCGAAGCGCTGAAGTCGAGCGGAAAGCCCCCGCCGAGGGCCATCTTCCGCCCGACAACCCGGTTGACGACGGGTGGCACGTCGTCTATCGGCGGACTCGTCCCTGA
- a CDS encoding DmpA family aminopeptidase — MRARDLGIDVGSHRTGPLNAITDVPGVRVGYSTIGGSTEADASSANTGVTMIVPHDDIWTEPVFAGTHRLNGSGEMTGLEWIREAGELTSPIGLTNTHSLGVVRDALVAEQVERRGPGQYWCLPVVAETYDGLLNDINGHHVTRQHVSEALRVASTDAPAEGNVGGGTGMICHEFKGGSGTSSRVIDTAAGRFTVGVFVQANHGRRQRLSIEGVPVGTKIDADAVPVPELPRGYERGSGSIVVIVATDAPFLPHQCERIAQRAALGVGRMGGTGEQYSGDLMLAFSTGNRGIPPYQWDEDPQVERATVDVSMVAPQLMTSFFDLVVESTEEAILNCMIAASTLTGPTGVTAHAIDHELLKAAMSLE, encoded by the coding sequence GTGAGAGCACGAGATCTCGGCATCGATGTCGGCAGCCATCGAACCGGCCCGCTCAACGCCATCACTGATGTTCCCGGCGTTCGGGTCGGCTACTCGACCATCGGCGGCAGCACAGAGGCTGACGCGTCTTCGGCGAATACCGGTGTGACGATGATCGTCCCGCACGATGACATTTGGACTGAGCCTGTCTTCGCCGGCACACACCGCCTCAACGGGAGCGGAGAGATGACTGGCCTCGAGTGGATACGCGAGGCGGGAGAACTGACTTCACCCATCGGGCTGACGAATACGCACAGCCTCGGCGTGGTTCGTGATGCTCTGGTTGCTGAACAGGTCGAGCGTCGCGGGCCCGGGCAGTACTGGTGCCTGCCGGTCGTCGCCGAAACTTATGACGGTCTGCTCAACGATATCAACGGCCATCATGTGACTCGACAGCATGTTTCCGAGGCTCTGCGTGTGGCATCGACGGATGCTCCGGCCGAGGGCAACGTCGGGGGAGGCACTGGGATGATCTGTCATGAGTTCAAGGGCGGATCGGGCACGTCCTCGCGGGTGATCGACACAGCTGCTGGGCGTTTCACGGTAGGCGTGTTCGTCCAGGCCAATCATGGACGACGCCAGAGGCTGAGCATCGAGGGCGTACCCGTAGGGACGAAAATTGACGCAGACGCTGTTCCGGTTCCCGAACTCCCGCGAGGGTACGAGCGAGGTTCGGGCTCGATCGTCGTGATCGTTGCGACCGACGCCCCGTTCCTGCCGCATCAGTGCGAGCGTATTGCGCAGAGGGCCGCCCTCGGAGTTGGGCGCATGGGCGGTACCGGTGAGCAATACAGCGGTGATCTCATGCTCGCCTTCTCCACCGGCAATCGCGGTATCCCGCCCTACCAATGGGACGAAGACCCGCAGGTCGAGCGGGCAACAGTAGATGTGTCGATGGTGGCCCCTCAACTCATGACCTCGTTCTTCGACCTGGTCGTTGAGTCAACCGAAGAAGCGATACTCAACTGCATGATTGCCGCCTCTACCTTGACCGGCCCGACCGGTGTTACCGCCCATGCCATCGATCATGAACTGCTTAAGGCTGCCATGAGCCTCGAGTGA